Part of the Ziziphus jujuba cultivar Dongzao chromosome 8, ASM3175591v1 genome is shown below.
TCAGCTTGTGCGAGTCTTGGGGCCCTTGACCATGGTAGATGGGTCCATGAATATATTGATCGCATGGGCATCAAATGGGATATCCACATTGGGACTTCAATGATTGATATGTACGCAAAATGTGGCAGCATAAAAATGGCATTGCAGGTCTTCAATGACATGCCTAGTAGGAACGTTTTGACATGGAACGCCTTGCTGGGTGGTTTAGCTACTCATGGACTTGGACACGAGGCACTCAAACAATTTGAAGAAATGACTAGGTCTAGCACCAGGCCAAATGAGGTTACATTTCTAGCCATTTTGACAGCTTGCTGCCACTGTGGCTTGGTTGACGAAGGGCGTTGGCACTTTTATCAGATGATAAGTGAGCCCTATAATCTTTCTCCAAGGTTAGAACATTATGGATGCGTGGTTGATTTGCTATGTAGGGCAGGGATATTGGATGAAGCTTTGAAATTGATAAAGACTATGCCTATGAAACCTGATGTGCTGATGTGGGGAGCTCTTCTTAGTGCTTGCAAGGCCACAGGAAATGTCGAACTCTCCCAAGAAATACTAGATCGCCTCCTGGACATTGAGTCGAAAGATAGTGGGGCATATGTACtcctatccaacatatatgctaCTAATAAAAGATGGGATGATGTGACAAGGGTAAGGTGGCTGATGAAGGAGAAAGGTTTAAGAAAGACTCCGGGGTCCAGTGTCATAGAGGTGAACGGTAAGCCTCACGAATTTCTTGCTGGAGATACTAGACACCTTCGGATTGAGGATATCCATGTGTTGTTGTACTTCCTTGATAATCAAGTTCGCCTTCAAGGGCGCTTTATCACACATTCTTGATAAGGTAAACATATGCTTTATCCTGCCAATTTGATGAGCTtccatttttcttaattattatttaatgatttttttgaaCTGACGTTCTCATTATTTGAGGCaccattttcatcttttttcttatgttaCAATAGGACAATATTTACTACTGCAAATTCTAGTTAACTGATCCTAAATTTTTTCCCCTTCCATCCCCAACGCCAAAATTTTTGAGAGTTTAAATCAGAttctaaactaatttattaaaatcatttactttagaataaatatatcaaatcaaTCTAAACAcaaagaagataataataaatctaaatcttaaataatatatttcctaTGCCTTATTTCTTAAATTTCTCATGATAAGTTATTGGGCATGTAATCCTAAAtaacattttgttttctttttctagtgTTAATAGATTTTTAGTTCAGCAAAAAGTATAGGAAAAAATACACAACATGATTATTGATTATTCGTTCAAGGAAACATGCTTATTGATTCTTCTATAAAAAGAAATCATGATTGTTGATTAATTCTTATGTATAATATAATCATATATTAATTCTTTCTTATGATAGCTGTTAAGTTAAGATCAATCCCAAAAGCAAACACTTGACATTGGGTTAACAAGATGAGGCACAAGATATGCAGACAATCAGACTTTGATATCATGGTATTGATAATCCTAAAATCATGTTATTAATAATCCTAGAAACTAAGTTAATAAGAAGTGGATGGATTCTTGCTTTTCCCTTAAGCATAAGAAGATAAAATGTTTATTTACTTGAATTCAAATCCGCtcacttaaaagaaaaatgctttTTTTGTTCCCAACTGTACTTTAGCAGTTGTTGAATTGGTGTGTATGAAACACTTTTCTGGAACTTGATATTAAAGAATTAACAGCagtagctctttttttttttttttttttttttttcttttgatcatATACATTGCAAAAACATGAGTTTGATAACAAAAAACTTAAAttctctaaaatttaaaataaaagagaataaatgaattctttttatttttttggttcagaCTTCAACTGTTTTCTGATTAAGAGCTGTATACCTCCATCGCTCCTTCTCCACGAAGTCTGCATCCAGGAATTGTGCCACAAAAGCCCAAAGCCTGTATGCATCTTCGAAATTGGCCAGGAATCCAAGTGCAGCTGTAACCACAGTGATTCCTAGATCAGACTTGTTCTTCAAACCATTTGACACCGTTCTCTTTGCTCCACTTTCTCTTTTCTCTAGGACTCTCCCTTTCTCTTCTGCATACTTATCTGAGAAATAGATGTGGTGTAAAAACCCGTAGCTAAGAGATATAGAGCTTCTATCAGCCAGTTTCTGAACCAGAACAGGCTCAACCTTCTCGCCTTTCCAGTCATATATATTGAATGCCAAAGCTGGACCACGATCAAATTTTATCTTTGGCCCATATATTCTTACCAAACGAATTCCATCTTCATTAGGATGTTTGAGTTTCAACATAGAGTTCACCAGCCAATTGATTAGATACCTTGACCTGTTAGCTATCAGTATCAGTCCTAGTGAATCCACTTGATCCAAACTCCTGCATTCAACCTCCAGGTTCCCATTTCTACTGGCTTTGGCACATTGATGTTGGGTTTTAGCAGCTTGTATTTCTGATTTTCCAATTTCTGAAGTTTCTGGTTCTTCCACTCTAGCAGCTGCATTCAGAAAATCAGAGGATTCTCCTTGCTCCACTTTTGGAGTATGGCTTGTTTGATTGGATATGGGACCAGAGAAGGAGCTTGAGGAAGCTAATTCAACTTCTTCTAATGCAAATTTAGATGTCTGTTCAAGGTCTGTGTCAGTACCCGAAGAATCTCCCCCCAGATGAAGTAGCTCCTTTGGTGGGACAATATTTACCATCCCTGAACTTGTAGCAGCTTCCAGGATTGAAATAACAGATTTCTTAACAAAGAGGCACCCAAATCCAGATGGATTTTCACCAAAAACCTTGTAGAAGGAACAAATGAGAAAATCTGGTTGAAAGAGAGAAAGACCAAAGCTGTCCATGTCCTTGGGTCCCAACGCGCAAGCATCGATCAAGACATGCCACCCATTCTCCTGTGCCACGCTCATCCAAAGGTAAGGATATCTGGCTCCTGTTACTCTGGAATGTAGTGGGAACACAAAGAgtccccttttctttttcttcttcttcttactcACAATCATCTTCTTCAGCTTTGATGAGTGAATTCTCAACCTTGGCCAAGAAAACTCTGCTGACATGACTTGAGCTCCTCTCTTCTCTGAGTAATGATTCATCGATTCCACTGCCTCGCTCTCATAGTCATAAACTGTTAAAAGCTTACGACTAGTTTTGAAGGGGTAAGAATCTGCTAGAAGTTTAAAAGCTGAAGTTCTGTTGGCTGTGAAGACCAGGCTGTAATCGCTTTCAGAAATATTGAGAAAACCCATTATCCTTTTCTTAATTGCAGACTCTAGTTCTGATTCTTGGCCTCCATGAAGTAACTGAGTCTTCAGACTCCCTGTCTTGTAGGATATACTGAAGAATGGAAAATCCAAACTCCGAGGCGGCGAAGTTAGCAAAGGAGgggtggaagaagaagaagcatgtTGGTTTTTAGAGAAATCTTGTTTTTGTAGTTGGGAATAGGAGAAGAGGCCTATGCCGATATAATCCAGGCAGGTATGGTTAGACTGTGTAAGATGGTAATATTCATGAGCTCGTATATGATCAACTTGTTCAGTATCACAATAATTGGGGTAAGCTTTTGTGAACTCAGTGAATGATTCTTTCAAAGAAGGAAGAGATTCATGGTTGGTGAAATGGGTATTTGGGAAGATGGATGCTGAAGTTGTCTCTGCAAAGTCACGGCGACAAGCAGCGGAAGTGCTTCTGGACTCGGTGTTCTTTGGCCCTGGCATGTTCAGAAAAGGTGATGGACAGCATTTTTGAAGGCATACTTGTGTGGCCTCTTTCAGGCAAGGTGATTGCATTTTTTTGGCTCCTTCCTCTTCTGCCTTCAGTGTTGGTGTTTTactaacaatttcttttttatataccaAAACGATTGTGGTTTAgagaggaaaacaaaaaaaagaaagaagtggtTCAAGTATGAATTGCTATGTTTtttaatgttatatttttttttgtacaatTATTTAATGTGGTTTGGACCTCCTGGACAGGCTAGCAATGGGGACGAGGTACTTTGAACAGTTCAGATTACCAACTTGACCTTGTCGTTCAGATTACGAAGACTGTAGAAAAGAGCAAGAGCAAGAGAAGAGCCGGTTTGGATATCAGCCATTCATCATAATCAAACGGTTAAATGTGACTACCATCAATCATTATAATTCAATCGTAAATCATCCAGAAACCCATCTACTGATTGGGCCATCATCGAACCAATCAGTCTCTGTCTTCCTACCTGGCTTCTAAAGTCTTACTGCAGATGACCGCAGTTCACGCCAGATCTCCATTCAAAACCAATGTGGACCGTCCAACAACTTGTGCTTTGAATCATGAATGTTCTTACTTAGGTTTGACTTTTCGTTTGACTTCAAATCTCTCCTTTAACATCCCTATTGCTCAACTGATGGGGTTTTGAACCAcgatgatgaaatttttataggGTGTGTAGAGCATTATGGGGGGTATGCACACATGAAATTAAATCTCTTTAAGTTGAATAATGATTACTGCCTAGTGGTGATGGCATTTCTGTAATTGTGTGAATGGAGAAACAGAGGCTGGAATAGAAAGCAAGAAGCAAAGCGGACAACAAAAAGAGCTTTGTATTGGCCGGCACTATTAATGCTGGCCAAATTTGCTTTCCTATGAACATTTCCAAAGTTTCGTAAGGCTTAAGTTTGAAAATTTCCTAAAGCACCAATTTTCTCTAATTACTTTGGAACACAATCTTCTGCTGCCAATTggttcttcaaaaaaaaaaaaaaaaaaaaaaaatgaaaagaggaaaaatCCGGTGCCAACTATGTTTGCCTtgcattatttaatattataatatttaaaattaaggaaaataaataaataaatgacccAAGTCCTCAATATGAGTTAAATTACATAATACTCCAAATTCCTGATTTGTTggattacattattttattatttaggtGGGTTATTTGAAttctatgtttatttattattattttttatgcttttgcaTATTCATCTGTAAATTTTCAGGTGCTACGGTCAGAAAAGCAAAGCAATTGGGTCAGTGGGAAccaagacaaaagaaaaaggaaatgagTACCAGCGTCCTTGATGTTTTGGAATGATGGAAAAGCAGAGTCGCAtgctaccaaaaagaaaaagaaaagaaaaagataaagaaaagagaTTATTAGACTTATACATGCTAATAAtcatctgccatccattccaTCCTCATACATACAAAAATGCAATCAAAGAAAAtgacttcttttattttttttgggttttaacaTCGAAGAAAATGACTTGTGATCAAACTCAGCCAATTTcttagatcatcatcttctggTTATAGACTGTCCAAGATCCTAATTTGCAAGCGTAATTGGTGGGGCATTATGGTTCTTTTTGAGTACACGCTTGCCCTTTGAATGAGCATTAGAAAATGGGTCCcaaactatataaaaatgtaaaaattaacTTGTAACAACATCTACATGTCACTACCGTTGAGATTAATTTTCAGAATAACACTGATCTCTTTAAAGGGTTATCTCAGAAAAACTCATATTTATAGGAccttaaaaacatatataagaaTTAAAACAGTAATTATGGTATAATTAAGCTTAAGGTTACCGTCCTCACACTGTTGTCCAGCTGCAAGCTAAGTATTATAAAAAACCCTCAACTTCAACAAAGAGGCAGCTAGTTTATAGTTGGACcagcaaataaaaatgtaaatcttcactgtttcatatatatacaacattaatttgttaaaaaaaaaatgaaggaaaatagaatatatatatgtatatatatacagcattaatttgttaaaaaaaaaatgaaggaaaatagattagaaggaaaaaagattAGAACAAAAACTTGTTTATTCGTTAAATTAATCTGGTACGGTCCTATTGATGTTTTAGGAATTGTGTTTGAGAATTCGCGTGTCAACGGCCCAAAAGTCAAGATCTTGGGTTATAAACTTGTTAGAGGGAATGATCGAGGTCAGCAGAAATAtacttttgttttagaattATATGTTCAATGTCACAAACAAGGCAATTTACTGGCTTATTAGTTCAATGATGTTGAGGAACCAAGTAACCAATTtagatttataaaatttaatgaatttccCCATACccgaattaaattaaaaaaaaaaaaaactctgcaaGTTTGATATCTATGTATTTATGCATGTATCTCTTTATATTTATTGACCAAAAATTTGACATAATTTAGTACTAAAGAATTAAaagagtgagagagaaagagagttatAAGACAACTATGGCAAATCGCAAGGAAGAGAGCCTTTCTACCTTCTAATGTTGACAAAATATGCGGCAACTTAACGTTGGACCTCCACCAGAAgagttttaatatatagttttataaTAGTCTTTACtgtttcaataataatataaaagattGAACTAATTAAAGAGGATGCGTATTTTGTCAAAGCTTAAGTGTGAAATTTACCTTTTGGGTCACGTATACAGACAAAGACCACATTCCTATTTCCCATTGCACCCTATTTTATAATGTACAGGTGAGAAACGTTCCACTTTTGGTCTAACCAAATTACTCCATCATATTGTCTTAGTtgcttataaaatatattgttcaaaaccaatatATAGTAGGATTCAAAGGAAGACCACTACTTCATCCATgagatgatatttttttaatttggtaaaaattctTCAAGTCAACATATATGCAATTAGTCTATTCTATTATTCATTCATCCGAATCCGATCCGAttcaatattttcacttgtgattttgattttatgagtatatatatacacacaatcaCACGTATGTGTTATGCATTAATTTAACCAACTTGAAGATTTGAAGTTGACATAGATCCAAGAAGATATCTATCATATGAAATCAATCGGTTCAgttcaccaatttttttttttttttttttttttaaaaacaaaggtATAAACGGCTTACACAAGGACATTCATGAcacatttttattgataatgtAGCAAAAATCATTATAAACTTTATTCTAGAACTAACATGGaaatgtatttttctttccaaaataaTTGAAAGTGGCAAAAAGAGCTGTGAGATTATAGGGTAAGCCAAAGCAGTCAGAGGGCAACTCTCCAATGGCAAATTTCGGGATATTAATGCCGAAATCTCTTCACAAAATCGGTTTGATCACCGATACATGCCAAGCAAGAGATGCCCTATAACTGATTTCGcttataaaattagaaaaccatGCAAATACTGCTCTTGTTGTTGATCTCCTACTGTTTTTCCCTGTCTTCTGGGTTTTAGAGGTCACCAATTTTCACAAGATTTATATCACCTAAAGTTTCTGTTCATAGATGGAATAAACCATGGAAGCAATGGCATATGCTTAGGGCATTGTGCTATGGGTATTGGATGACCTTTTTAAAgttgctttttttcctttttcttttttttttaattttttgtttgttagtttttttaGCTTGGAGAGGAACAGGGAGTGGACTGGTTTAATTTTCAAACCGTATCTAATCCTTTGGAAAAAGTTGTTCTATATCATATCGAGATTTTTGTCTTGTTCTTTTGAAGGGGTTGAGATGTGGAGAAAAGCAGCTGGATTAATTGGATGGATAATCAGGGAGATGCATGCCATCTGGCTCTAATGAAGCTACATATATCTGACCATTAACAGAGGCCTTTTGAATGGCATATCCTGGTTTCGTATGCTTttttattcacttttttttttttttttggtttcctttTGCTTTTTTGCTTTATGTGTTTGGCTTTTCAGTGTTTCCAAGTACAACAAGCATTTTGCTTCATATGATCTTACAGTTCTGcctttttaaaaagtaattaattttgatcCAACTTTAATTAGAACTATCTGGTAGTAAATGATAACAATCAAGTCAATAATATTTTGTGATTATTGGATCCATACAATGTTATCCCACTTGAAACTGGATATTTTGAGCTTTGAGAGACCTTTTAAGTTGGTGGACTTTTTTCTTCTGTGGCAACAAAGGGACTCTTGGACAAGAGTTGCCCCTAGGCCTCCACAAATCCAACTTGGTCGTCCATATAGATTGTGGTCATAATTATTATGATTCAATATTAGCCTATGAAGTAGAAAATGCATCAGGGTGGGAAAATGGTATAGATGCCCTTCTATatccaatttttatttctatggACCAAAAAGTTAAAGTAAGAGGTCTAATAAATATGatccacaaaaaaagaaaaaaggaaaaaaaaaaagggggtctAATAAGTAGGTTATTTTAGAAAGTTTATTTTGGAGACACgtcttgaatttttgtttttggatgcATACAAAAAATGTATTCTTATTTTCAAGAATCAGTGTCAAGTTATGAAATTGCTCGGAGAGGCTTGGTGGTATCCTCTTCCAAGTAAACAAGTCTAAGGCgatgacatatatatagttcgaatattttcatctatttggaaTATATATTCTCATTCTCTTTCCATAGTTGGCTAATtcgcatattttctttaatatgtTTAGTgcatttatttaattcttttatttggtgAACCTGGCTAAAGCCCCAAAAGTTCAATATTACAAGTCTAGTTTACATCTATACGTCTAACATGTCTATTTGAACTTGATGCAATGTTATAATTATTCTATTACTTAGTGTGTGgttatgatttatttgttttacttttttaatcacTATTAATATTTGGAACCCCAAAGATGACTAAATGCTTTTAGCAACAATAAGTGCTCGTGGTTAAAAGTTTTAGCCATATATGTTGTGGCTAAAAGTTTTTTTAGCTGTAGCTATTTTTGTATTAAAACTATTTATTATGGCTAAGAACTAAGTGGCCaatagcttcttcttttttattattttttattgtgtaGTGAATCTTTTATTAGTTAGAACACATTgttaatcacccaaaaaaaaaaaaaagaaaaagaaaaaagaaagcacagatgataatttcattgatgtTAATTCTTATGGGATTTAGATAGAATATGGGGCTACTcaattggaaaattaaaaaaaaggttagaTGCACTTAGCCAGCTTAACTACTAATCTATTTGTACTTAACTCCCCACAATAAAAATTGTCACATTGCCCTTTGAACTATTGTGttttgtcaaatttaatctaattatgcattttttacaaataaaactaAGCATATACAATTCGTATCACTCCATTGAAATAATGTTTCATTTTTATGTTTAACAACTATGTATGcttattttttgtcaaatttattatacatttaGCGGGAGCAtttaaccctaaaaaaaaaaacaccactTGTTCTTTGTTATTGCAACATTAACTAATGCCTAAAACATTACAAAACCTAATTAAAAATCAGTTGGTTATCCTGTATATTAATTTCTACGTTTCATTGTTTAAAAGCGCAAACACAGTTAACCCTTGCCAATCagagaggaaaaggaaaaagaataaataaaaaaggtctAAGTTTGGCTACATCATATTTTATGTAGCTATGCTTGTGTTTTTACATAAACATGCGAGCAGGTTCTAATATTACCTTAATTTAATCCTAactagaatttatttattaatttcatgtGTTTCAAccttaacatataaaaatatcataattttttttttgttttttttttttaagaactaaatatcataaaataaacaaatttcagAACCGGCTTGCAAGTTGTTTGGAATATTCTGCATGATAAAAAGTATAAGCATGCTTCGTCAATCTCATGACTTTTTCTTAAATCATTTTATACGTACACTAATTTACTTATTAAAAGAGGAGGAAAAGGTGTAcgaaataacattaaaaaatttgtaGCAGACTTAGGGAGTTATGCATTATTTTATATGCAActtcattaaattaatttatgaccttttcttaattaattagttcctaTACATACATGGTCAATAGCTAAGTGCCATCTAATTTTGAGATAAAACAAGAAATGTTAAAAGACTATTCACCTTTGAGAGAGATGGAGATGCGTAAAGACAGATAGATCTCCTCCAATGGCAACATTGCATTAGAATACCACCAAAAACAGAATGTTGCCTCATACAAGTGACGTCTAATGATAGTTAATTTTTTGGTTCTAATATAAAACAACGTTAAAAAGAGCTTTCATAAAGTGGATTTTACTCCTTGCCAAAATACTAAAACGACAATATTCATATACGTAGCGGTAGATTGAATACCAAgtcttaaaatttattaatatcatttttttttaatttaaaagaaaagaaaaaaaaaaacttatagtaggaaaaaaaaaacagaataagCACGCAAGTTGAAAACAAAATGTAGTCGCTCTTACATCACAATATGCAGAACTAAGATGCCATGACAAAATAAAACTCTTTTGTAGAGGCATAAAAATCTCCTCTATAACATGCATATATACTGGTGATATCAGGAACTAAAAAGACTATATTAAGCTAAAGCAGTCACAGGGCAACTCTCCTTTGGCAGGTCAGTAAACACATCTAATGCGGCTTATACCACATATAATGGTTCAGATGCTAGTGCCTGCCAACGGAGAGAAGCCCTATAGCTGATTTGCTTATTATTGAAGTACTATCTATCTCCTTCTCTTGCTATGCCTCAAACTGATACTGGCTATTGTTCACGGTTGAGCACAAGATTTATAAGTGCTAGATTTTGAGCGGAATACATGGAATAAACCAGTAAAAAATGGCATATGCCTAGGGATTATACTGTGGATATCCTCAAGGCTGCTTTTCAGGGGTCATTATGTtgatagccttttttttttttttttttttttccaagcttGTATGTGTCTGGGCCTTGAAAATAAGAGATTCCTGGCTCCACTCTTTTGTCTATGCTTTGTAGGTAATAAGGAGAAAAAGTTGTTGAAAGGAGGTAGATGCCCCTTCATAAGGTGGCCGAataacaatatcctttttttcttttcatttgctTTAATTGTTGGCTTTTCGGTGTTTCAAAGTTCGATAACCTTTATGTGAATATGATTTTTGTCACTTGAAGTCTGTAGAATGATTCATCTGTTGTTTGGTAATCATGATTTCTGAGGTCCTGCTTTAAACATTTTACACAAGCAGAACTAAGAATGATTTGCTTTTTATTACAAATGGTAATTATTCACCCCCCTTTATTTATGTACCATAtacagaccttttttttttttttttttttttgtggtttttaaGTGCATGCAgatcaaaaaattcaaaacggTAGGAAAAATGGTCCGTCTTCATGGAAACTATATAAGTAATCACAAGAAAGGCATAGAAAAGGTAGAATTTAACAAATTATGTGCCATTTACTGTGTATGACATAGTATCAATCAATTTAAAACGCTAATATCTATAAGAAATGTATAGCGACGATGACCCACTGCCATGGTTTTAAAACAAAAGATCAGGTTGTTTTTCCCTTCTTGAAATTGGAATATCTTTGAGACAGAATCCTTCTTCCCATGTACCTGCACCACCCAATTATAAAAGCCAAAACAAAACAGAGAGCAATTTTCATTAGCATTAAGCAatgtaacatatatattattagcaCATGATGAAAGACACTTCCTTATGCTAATTGCTTACCTTCCAAGCATCATAACAGTAGCTTGAGGATTAGTTCCAGGGGAATTATAAAACGTTGATCCATCAATAACCCTCAGAGAATCGACACCGATAACTTTATACTCATGATCCACAACCTTACCAACTTGGCAACCTCCATGATAATGCC
Proteins encoded:
- the LOC107414461 gene encoding uncharacterized protein LOC107414461, with the translated sequence MQSPCLKEATQVCLQKCCPSPFLNMPGPKNTESRSTSAACRRDFAETTSASIFPNTHFTNHESLPSLKESFTEFTKAYPNYCDTEQVDHIRAHEYYHLTQSNHTCLDYIGIGLFSYSQLQKQDFSKNQHASSSSTPPLLTSPPRSLDFPFFSISYKTGSLKTQLLHGGQESELESAIKKRIMGFLNISESDYSLVFTANRTSAFKLLADSYPFKTSRKLLTVYDYESEAVESMNHYSEKRGAQVMSAEFSWPRLRIHSSKLKKMIVSKKKKKKKRGLFVFPLHSRVTGARYPYLWMSVAQENGWHVLIDACALGPKDMDSFGLSLFQPDFLICSFYKVFGENPSGFGCLFVKKSVISILEAATSSGMVNIVPPKELLHLGGDSSGTDTDLEQTSKFALEEVELASSSSFSGPISNQTSHTPKVEQGESSDFLNAAARVEEPETSEIGKSEIQAAKTQHQCAKASRNGNLEVECRSLDQVDSLGLILIANRSRYLINWLVNSMLKLKHPNEDGIRLVRIYGPKIKFDRGPALAFNIYDWKGEKVEPVLVQKLADRSSISLSYGFLHHIYFSDKYAEEKGRVLEKRESGAKRTVSNGLKNKSDLGITVVTAALGFLANFEDAYRLWAFVAQFLDADFVEKERWRYTALNQKTVEV